Within Seriola aureovittata isolate HTS-2021-v1 ecotype China chromosome 12, ASM2101889v1, whole genome shotgun sequence, the genomic segment TACGAATCAAACAAATATATTGAAGTGATCATTGAGAGCTTTAGAGGTTCAGGGAGGAAGATTTTATAAACCTTTGGACAAACCCAGgtgctgtttcctcctgttgaaagtgtttgtgctaagctacgCTACTTAGCTGCTGGCTCTAGCTACATATTAGagtacagacatgaaaacagtgtcaatcatctcatctaacacttggaaagaaagtgaataagtgtatttcccacaATGTCAAAACAATTCCTTTAAGGCTAAGGTTAATCGTACACCAGAGCTGAGCCTGGGAACAAATCCTTTATTAGCCTGTAAGGATCACACTAATATTTAAACCTTGTCACTTTTCTCTTGCTTCATCATGATGCGACTGTATTTCtatcaaaaacataataatgtaatgagCTTAAAGTGATACTTACATTTTGTTAACTCAACTGTTCCATTAACGCACTGGACCAAAGAGTAATGATCTGACACCCAGCGCCAgtgttttttcacacatttcaatTCCACTCTGTCACCATCTTTTATAAATTTAATTCCATCAGGTATTAAGTCAGGATATTCAGTAGTGTCCAAAGAACAGAAGGCAGCTGCACACAAGGAACAACACTTTGTTAAGTTTTTCCTGAACCAACCTCATGGGCAGTCCATTGAAATAAAAGTTAGTAGGGTTGACTTGTTTATACCTTCGCACATGGGTATTTCTGACCATGTGCCAtctgtaaaacacatcactttctCTGGACCCACTCGTCTGTAAAAACTATTGCAGCGGAATCTCAAAAACATATCAGCAGTTTCCACAACATCACCATTTTCGACAGTAGGGTATCTTCCACAGTTATTgactgaaatagaaaaaacaaaaaggtttctGGTGGGTTGAGATATCAACTGGaacatgtaatgtaaaaggAGAAATGAATGTAGTTATTTACTTGTGGTTTGAGTTTGAATCTCGCTCCCATTTGATCCAAGTCCTACAAGAGACAGTGAACACACCAGTTATTAGTTATGAGGTAGATATCATATcgccatgttgtttttatgcatttcttcCAGAATGTCTCAACTTTTTTCCCATGATTCTTTGTAAAATTTGAAAGTTGCATGATCTTTCTTGGTAGAGGAAATTTAATTCTGTGaatgacattaacatttaaaatattatggTCTTCATTCATATCAAATATGAAACCTCAAAGTCTAGTGAGTATTTTAGTGAGTAATACTGTAAGTTATAATTATTTATGGGTTTATCACTATGAATGATACCTTTCACAAATCATTTATGTAGAAATAGTGATTACaacagctttaaaaataaaagaaagaattaaCCTTGTAACCGTATctcataaaatgttaatttattagACTACTTCTAATTAGTTTTCCCATGCGATCTGTTactaatataaatatttataacatCCACTTCAAGAGCAATtggtaaaatgtattttcatccCTGCATTTCTCAGCACATACTACACTTACTGCACATAGGAGCTTCAGTCCAGTTCCCAGCTATGCAAAAGATGGATTCGCTGCTGGATGCTTCCTCTGTAGCGTATCCATCTTCACATTTATATTGCACTTCTGAATCTGCAGGAAAAACCTCCTGGTATCCCTGATGAATTATTACGGCATGAGAGACTTTAGGGGGCTGGCCACATGCAGTGATACTTTCTGTAAATAAGAAAAGtaatcaataatttaaaatgCTCATGTGACCAAAGATGACCCCAAAAGATTTAAATTGGTATTGTTCCTACTATTGTGAATTTtctacaaacaaacagtaaataatTGACAGACTTACTCTCACAAATGGGCAAAGACGACCATTGTCCCCTTATACATCTGGTTGTAGCGATCCGGTGTCTGTGTTCATATCCTTGTTCACATCTTATCCGTATTATGTGACCTTCTTCATACCAACCATTTGAGTTTTCAGTGTAATTTCCATTGGGGATAGTTGGAGGAATGCAGGCATTTATatctgagaaataaaagaaagaacaagacCATAGTTTGGCAACATTTTCATCCTTTTAATGACATCCTTTATTATTTAATGACAAAGAATGGGATACTTCCTAAACTGCCAATGTTACCATAAATCCTATCACACATGGTTTAATAAATGATCTGAAATGTCTTCTTCTTTGAAGGTTAATAAAAGTACAGATGTTTGCTCCTGgaagacattttatgtttgaaaatTGTCTCAAtgttgaaaagtttaaaaagcttttgttgGAGTTGAAGCAAAACAAGTTCATGCACCTTAATCAACTCTCAAAGTATAGTGGATATGCTGATATCACCAACAAGCTTATAGACAATCTAACAGTCGAAATCTGAGTTAATATTAAGACACTTTTTGGCTGTACCTTCAGTCAGAAATGTTTGCTGCCATTCTTATGCCTCTTCTACTCTTGACCAATTTCTGAAATGTGTCTTAAGCTGCTGTCGTCTTTTATTTTACCTGCCTTTTTACTTTTGTTACACGTTGTAGCTACACATTTTAGTTCCTTACTGTATGTTACAATGTGTTATAAACCATGTATTATCTGTTAAAACACCAATCATGGAGTGATGCTAAATGTTCCCAAATGCACATTTCCTTACATGTGCTAACATGTAGATTACTGTGTGCTATAGTTTGTCACTGTAGTGTTTATGCATTTACCAGCTGTTATACTCCTTGTAACTGCTAAATTGTGGGATATTGGCTTTTGCTGATCATTTTTAGGCctaaataattttttaacttTACAGACTCATAATTAAATATTAGGTGACATTACTCTTTCAAAAGTTTCATGACTATGTTGACATGAAAAATCAAGAAGCAGCTTTGtagcacaatgaaaacaaaaatctaaaagtCTACAACCATGTTGTTCAGGGTTGTAGGGTGTTTAGATGCGGTTAGCTAAATGCTAAGGTCCCCATGCTAATGTGTTCACAATGGCAATGCTAATATGCTGACGTCAAGCAGgtataatgtataatgtttaccatgttcaccatcttagcttGTTAGTTCACCActtgcatgctaacatttgctagttagcactaaacacaaagtacagctgattATACAGCAAATTAGTTTCCTAAAAGTTAAAGTTTTGGCCTGATGTAGCTCTAAATGTGAAGtcagggatcaccaaagttattacaattcattctgaaggggacatgaatgtctgaacacCATTTTGTGTCAGTACAagcaatagttgttgagatatttcagtgtggagcAAAGTTGTGGACCAACATGCTAACGGTGCCAACTGCAGAGCCGTgcagcatggcaaaaaaagagaACATTAGATGTATTTAGGGAACACTTACCTATACATTGTGGCTGATGAGACCATTTGCCATTTTCACATGTAGTTGTGGCCCACCAACCCTTCACTACTGGTTTAAGTCCGTCATTGCAGGTATAGTTCAGCATTGTTCCATGAGAGTAAGCCACTTGCTTTGGGGAAAGGAAACCATCGTCCAGTCTGGGAGCACTACAGGACTGTAATGCATTTTGTGCTGAAAAACACCAATAGGCAAGATTACTCtagaataaatgtgttttttacaaACTTCATTGATTGTATCTGAAAGTATTCGATCTTCTCACCATGAAGCGCGTCAGGAAACCAGATCAGGAGAAGAAATCCAAAATATCTGATGCACATTTTGTCAGGATTCAAATTATCTCAAGACAAAGCAGAGCTAAGACTATAGTCCAGATCAGCAGCAGTTAGTTAATATTGACGGGAACCCCCACCCAAGAGTTTTTAGAGTAAACACTCAAGCATCATGTTTCTGGTGTAGAGCCAAAGCAAGAAGGGCTACAGAccgaatacacacacagaaaaggagaaaaaacatgcatacacTCTAAGTTGTAgtactttttcatttcttaatgCATACAAAACATAGTGTAAGATGAGATTCATTTCGGTTaagatttattttgatatgaTGTGAGGCAGTGATGTGATGTATGACAGTTGGTGGTGTTCAGTTGTGCTTCTGTGGGAGCGGACATTAAAGTGGATGAAGTTAGCCAGAAGAAATCTGTCCCTGAGTCATCGCTCTACCCACGACCCAAATGTAGATGGATTCAGTAAGAACTTAGTTTATAGTTAACAAGCTTAAGAATCACCAGCGTTACAATAAGAACATAGGCTCCACATTCAGATCTGTCACTTTTGCAAAAGAATCTCTTTTCAATGAATTTGCTAACAAACGTCAGCTTTGTGTTCAGCATTGCTTCATGACCTTGCATAACATAAATTTGTTCATACTTCAAAGACTGACacagtttttatgttcattGTATTAATTCcacatttgtaaatttgtttggGAAAGGTCTATGATAATGATTAATTTGTTCCTAGAGAAGAGCTACCAGACTATCTGAGGGTCATTTGCTCTGCAACAGTCAACAAAATActattgattgattattatttagagttcaaatttcaaaatgatttcCCGGATTGCTGTGATCTCGGGTCAGTTTTATGCCTCCCCTGGTTTAATTATTTATCCAGCTGAGTGTGTCTTCATCACTTCTGGATGAGCACAATATCTAAAAGCAACAATATTTCTGACCATTGGTCACTGAATGACAGTCACCTACAGTGCCTCACAAATCAAACTTGACTTTAACAATGCAAATACTTACACCTGTTTCAACATGGAGACATTGTATGGTATCAAACAAAAGACACCAAGTAATTAACATGCATGTTGGCAGCATGTTTAAATCCAATGATCTATTAAATGACAACTTACCACTAATATAAGAGCAACGCTGGTCAGAGCAAATACCTATCTTTGGTCAAGTCACTGAAGGTTTATAGAATTTTACATATATTAAACCTGAAATATTCAGTCAGAATCTCATTTACAACATGAGTGCATTACTTATATCTGCCACTAACTTGTTGACACAAGTTATCATTCAAAGCAGAGTATATGAAAACATGCCTGGGGAGAATCTTTaagcaataaaatgtaaatatacgCTGCCAAGATGAAGTTATGTCTCAtttacagctgaattcacatcTTCAAAGCTCAGCAGTCATCACATTTTACATGTGCAATGGCACATGTTTTTGTGGCATCACAATGATTCACACAGTTACCTGATTTGCACTCAAAATCTTTGTAACTGTGCAATGCAAAATAAACATAGTGAGGCGATTATTTTTTAACCCATCTGGCATAAATGAGCACAATGATTAGATATTAGAAGTTGATGTAGTCATGTACATGTGCAAGAAACTTACTTTGAATACAGACATATAATCCTATGAAATGTGATTAATTGTGAAATTACTTATTTTTAGTAACTGAGGGGATAAAGAAACGGAAACAGTAAAGCTGAATGGCAAGAAATCACGTACAATAAAGTATCAGTTGCATCCTGGGGTAGTTTTGTTGGTGGATTTTAATTGTGTCACAGCAATCACAGAATTCAccattgattgattaattaattaatcaatctgTGTGAGTCATTAGTCCTGTGACAAAGTGATAGCCTGTCCAGGATGTGGTCCACCTGGGAAAGCCGCCTGCCACTTGTGATCCTGAACAGGATAAgcagggtttttgttttgttttgttttttttatgacacaaaAAACTGTAGAAACACAATTCTATACAGATTAGTGTTGAGATTTTATTCAGGCCATTCACCAGTCATTTTTGTGGCTTTGAGaatacagacaaaaatgtaCTACTACATTATGCAGGGATTCATATATCAAAATGAGAAGCCTGAAACAGTTTCTGAAAAACTCAACACATTGTGTGAAATCACCATAACTAAGTTTCCAGGCTGGCAGTCGTTTTCAGTCAGTGGTGATCAAGTCCTAAGACAACATGGTCATAGAGCCCCAGCAAGTGTTCTGGTCACAAGACAATAAATAGTTAtataaacattaataataaaaaaaacaaaaaaacaagtataCTATAAATACATAATCATAAATGCAAGGAATAACACTCACCGTATTTCTTTCGAAATAGCCACAAcctaaaaataatcatataGAAGCACAGccatgaatataataataataataataataataataataataataataataataataataataataatattaataatactaccactactactactaataataataataaccccAGAAACACACTTCACTTCAGAGAAAATGATGGAAGAAATGCTAAATGAGAGATAGCATTTAGATTCAGAAGCTATAGGGGAACAGACGCTAGCCCAGGTATGATGTCATGACTTCAGCTCTCTGGTCATCACCTTGAGGTTGCCTGGCAACCAGCAGAGAATCTCAGCCAAATATAGTCCAGCACATAAATCCCAGTATAACtacaagttgttgtttttacactttgtttgttGTACGAATCAAACAAATATATTGAAGTGATCATTGAGAGCTTTAGAGGTTCAGGGAGGAAGATTTTATAAACCTTTGGACAAACCCAGgtgctgtttcctcctgttgaaagtgtttgtgctaagctacgCTACTTAGCTGCTGGCTCTAGCTACATATTAGagtacagacatgaaaacagtgtcaatcatctcatctaacacttggaaagaaagtgaataagtgtatttcccacaATGTCAAAACAATTCCTTTAAGGCTAAGGTTAATCGTACACCAGAGCTGAGCCTGGGAACAAATCCTTTAATAGCCTGTAAGGATCACACTAATATTTAAACCTTGTCACTTTCCTCGTGCTTCATCATGATGCTATTGTATTTCTGTCAAAAACATATTAATGTAATGAGCTTAAAGTGATACTTACATTTTGTTAACTTAACTTTTCGATTAATGCACTGGACCAAAGAGTAATGATCTGACACCCAGCGCCAGtgttttttcagacatttcaaTTCCACTCTGTCACcatcttttatatatttaactcCATCAGGTATTAAGTCAGGATATTCAGTAGTGTCCAAAGAACAGAAGGCAGCTGCACACAAGGAACAACACTTTAAGTTTTTACCTACTGGGTCAATGTATATTTTGGTcttttgattttactttaaaaaacggggttttaaaaacaaacaagccgttagttgatttcatttttaaatacaaaacttAAAACTGTAATACgcttgattttccttttttatttcctgtaacaaaatatacttttttttttcaccagtaTGGGCTTAAAATGATGCAGTATTCTTTGTGGAGTTTATCAATGATGATGAGTTATCCAAAGTCTGTAGTTCATGAACGTTAGGAGTTATTAGACTGAGAAGTTGCACTCTTGATATGCTTCATCTGGACATATCTGGGGGCAAACtctcacttttctgtttttagatATTAGACATTTTTAGACAAAGAATTTCATTTCAGACAGTTAAAGAAAATTTTTCTGCAATTTCCAAATGACTGGACCTTTGAATGGAAATCTGATTCAATCAGTCAAGTCAAAGTTGATCAATAGCGCTGTTATATTCCTCCCTCAGTCTTATTTGATGTGTCCTTTTGGAGTACAAGAGAAGGGCACACTGCTGATTACAGCTGTCATGTTTTAGCTATGAGGtcataattaaaattaaatgtattaaattcaGATTGTTGAGATAAAATGGACaagatatatatattattgaaCCAAAATTTGATTCATGCATCTCCAGAAAGTCACAACACGGATCCTGGTGTTTTATATTACATCCCTTTCTTCCTCAGACCAAGTGAGTGATAGATGTTTGAAATTCACACTTTTAAGCagaaatggattaaaaaaataataattaccaCATTTGATTCATGTAGAGATGCATTATCTGGTAGAACTGATTTTGTTGCTGCAGAAATTTGTATtccctgttttatttgttgCCAAGATGCATGCAACATTCATGAAATCCACATTGTTAAGCTAAAACTGCCAAAAATATAACATGTGTGTAACATCATTTGAAACTTATAATGTCTGCAGTGACTCTAAACGTTCATAAACTATACACTATAGATTATCATCATTGATAAACCCAAGAAAGAATACTGCTTTGTTTTCAAGCCATAATTCGCCTTAAAATCACTAAAATATCTGGTAGTTTCCGCTTTAGCTTTGCACGTTCCTGTGATGAGTATGCGGCAGAATCAGTATCACCTGTCTCAGACTAacttgcctttttttgtttgttgtctggtgattttcatttttgtcataggaaataaaatttttttaaaatttctccCATCCCTTCTTGATCATAAAAAAGATTATTGCCTTAGTagttaaattttaatttttaacaacaactcctttttactttttaataccTATTTCTGAGTGGAAAATCGAGTCACAAGGAGATACACAGACCCTTGTGGACAGAGCACTGAAATAAAAGTTAGTAGGGTTGACTTGTTTATACCTTCGCACATGGGTATTTCTGACCATGTGTGATCTGCATCACACATCACTTTCTCTGGACCCACTCGTCTGTAAAAGCTATTGCAGCGGAATCTCAAAAACATGTCAGTAGTCTTCACAACGTCACCATTTTCTATGGTAGGGTGTTTTCCACAGTTGCTgactgaaatagaaaaaacaaaaaggtttctTGTTGGTTGAGATATTAACTTGTACATATAATGTATAAGGAGAAATTAAGTTATTTACTTCGGATTTGAGTTTGACTCTCTTTTGTATTTGATCCAGACCTGCTAGAATATCCTATAAGAGACAGTGAACACACCACTTATTAGTTATGGTTAGTTATCATAccaccttgttgtttttgtgcatttcttCCATAATGGTTAATcattttcccatcatgcttttatgtcatgtgatccattgctaatatataaatattgataaTATCCACTTTAATACCAATtcataaatgttattttcatccCTGCATATCTCAGCACATTGTCCACTTACTGCATGTTGGGACTTCATCCCAGTTCCCAGCTATGCAATAGATGGACTTGCTGCTGGATGCTTCCTCTGTAGCGTATCCATCTTCACATTTATACAGCACTTCTGAATCTGCAGGAAAAACCTCCTGGTATCTCTGATGAATTATTACAGCATGGGGGACTTTAGGGGGCTGGCCACATGCAGTGGTACTTTCtgtaaataagaaaacaaatcatgaaGAGGAACAGGAGAA encodes:
- the LOC130179137 gene encoding complement factor H-like isoform X1; the encoded protein is MCIRYFGFLLLIWFPDALHAQNALQSCSAPRLDDGFLSPKQVAYSHGTMLNYTCNDGLKPVVKGWWATTTCENGKWSHQPQCIDINACIPPTIPNGNYTENSNGWYEEGHIIRIRCEQGYEHRHRIATTRCIRGQWSSLPICEKSITACGQPPKVSHAVIIHQGYQEVFPADSEVQYKCEDGYATEEASSSESIFCIAGNWTEAPMCRLGSNGSEIQTQTTINNCGRYPTVENGDVVETADMFLRFRCNSFYRRVGPEKVMCFTDGTWSEIPMCEAAFCSLDTTEYPDLIPDGIKFIKDGDRVELKCVKKHWRWVSDHYSLVQCVNGTVELTKCCGYFERNTNTCWGSMTMLS
- the LOC130178335 gene encoding complement factor H-related protein 1-like; translation: MSMRYLGFVLLVWMHGVLHAQDAAKSCSAPKLAGGYFVPVQRNYPPGAKITYACDDRFKPVVEDWWATSTCENGTWVHEPQCIDEQDCISPTIPNGYNSKNSTWYKNESVLRTKCNNGYEHKDRVTTAKCVDGNWLSLPICQKSTTACGQPPKVPHAVIIHQRYQEVFPADSEVLYKCEDGYATEEASSSKSIYCIAGNWDEVPTCRYSSRSGSNTKESQTQIRISNCGKHPTIENGDVVKTTDMFLRFRCNSFYRRVGPEKVMCDADHTWSEIPMCEAAFCSLDTTEYPDLIPDGVKYIKDGDRVELKCLKKHWRWVSDHYSLVQCINRKVKLTKCCGYFERNTNTCWGSMTMLS